The following proteins are co-located in the Micromonospora coriariae genome:
- a CDS encoding carbohydrate ABC transporter permease — protein sequence MTTTTAHSPTTEPTGERPTVAVRHLLAQIGRYTFLCAVLGFFALPLLWLATAPFDDTPTVTASLPRFTLDNFRALLDNPYALSSLLNSIYLAAGTAALVVTFAALAAYALSRVRVPGRDALLYGLLLLSSIVTGTATMVPLFELAFRLNLIDSRLGVILILSGGLLPAAIFILKDFMDSTPTSYEESARVFGASPLQIMWHIVVPLVRPGLATVGVWAVANVWGNFLVPFLLLRGPDKAPAAVIMYTLYTEGGQADLRLLSTFSLLYSLPVALMFVFVSSRYGFRFHGGIKR from the coding sequence GTGACCACCACGACGGCGCACTCGCCCACCACCGAGCCGACGGGCGAGCGGCCCACCGTCGCCGTACGCCATCTGCTCGCCCAGATCGGCCGCTACACGTTCCTCTGCGCCGTGCTGGGTTTCTTCGCGCTGCCGCTGCTGTGGCTGGCCACCGCCCCGTTCGACGACACCCCGACCGTCACCGCCTCGCTGCCACGGTTCACCCTGGACAACTTCCGCGCCCTGCTCGACAACCCGTACGCGCTGAGCTCGCTGCTCAACTCGATCTACCTGGCCGCCGGCACTGCGGCGCTGGTGGTGACCTTCGCGGCGCTCGCTGCGTACGCGCTGAGCCGGGTCCGGGTGCCCGGCCGCGACGCGCTGCTCTACGGGCTGCTGCTGCTGTCGTCGATCGTCACCGGCACCGCCACCATGGTGCCGCTGTTCGAGCTGGCCTTCCGGCTCAACCTGATCGACTCCCGGCTGGGCGTCATCCTGATCCTCAGCGGCGGGCTGCTGCCGGCGGCCATCTTCATCCTCAAGGACTTCATGGACTCCACCCCGACGTCCTACGAGGAGTCGGCGCGGGTGTTCGGCGCCAGTCCGTTGCAGATCATGTGGCACATCGTGGTGCCGCTGGTCCGCCCCGGCCTGGCCACCGTCGGGGTGTGGGCGGTGGCCAACGTCTGGGGCAACTTCCTGGTGCCGTTCCTGCTGCTGCGCGGCCCGGACAAGGCACCCGCAGCGGTGATCATGTACACCCTCTACACCGAAGGCGGGCAGGCCGACCTGCGGCTGCTCTCCACCTTCTCGCTGCTCTACTCGCTGCCGGTGGCGCTCATGTTCGTCTTCGTCAGCAGCCGGTACGGGTTCCGCTTCCACGGAGGGATCAAGCGCTGA
- a CDS encoding carbohydrate ABC transporter permease, translating to MVEGARPVTGASPAPDAAGLGRARATGFLVPAMVLILVFLVVPAVWTIYLGVTNYRLTGLAAAHPEVVGLDNYTQALGDERFRTSLLLTLQFVLGSAVIGQAGLGFAIAFALRDRRGPLRRVVEGFVLLSWILPSSVVAFLWIALLDRDAGTLNALLGIPGTAWLLDHPMLSIIIFNTWRGTAFSMMLYAAALENVPRSHLETARLAGASTGQQLRDVVFPRIRGHVLTNLLLISLWTFNDFAPFLITAGGPEQRSEILPVYVYKVALSGGELGFGAAISFIMLLLNLLIALVYLRMLGRRKEAA from the coding sequence GTGGTCGAGGGAGCGCGCCCGGTCACGGGCGCCTCCCCAGCCCCCGACGCCGCCGGGCTCGGCCGGGCCCGCGCCACCGGATTCCTCGTCCCGGCCATGGTGCTCATCCTGGTCTTCCTGGTGGTGCCGGCGGTCTGGACGATCTATCTGGGCGTGACCAACTACCGGTTGACCGGCCTGGCCGCCGCCCATCCCGAGGTCGTCGGCCTGGACAACTACACCCAGGCGCTCGGCGACGAGCGGTTCCGCACCTCCCTGCTGTTGACGCTGCAGTTCGTCCTCGGCTCGGCGGTCATCGGCCAGGCCGGGCTCGGCTTCGCCATCGCGTTCGCGCTGCGCGACCGCCGCGGCCCGCTGCGCCGGGTGGTCGAGGGGTTCGTCCTGCTCTCCTGGATCCTGCCCAGCTCGGTGGTCGCCTTCCTGTGGATCGCCCTGCTTGACCGGGACGCCGGCACGCTCAACGCGCTGCTCGGCATTCCCGGGACGGCGTGGCTGCTGGACCACCCGATGCTGTCGATCATCATCTTCAACACCTGGCGCGGCACCGCGTTCTCGATGATGCTCTACGCCGCCGCATTGGAGAACGTCCCCCGCTCGCACCTGGAGACCGCCCGGCTGGCCGGCGCGTCGACCGGGCAGCAGCTGCGCGACGTGGTGTTCCCCCGCATCCGCGGGCACGTGCTGACCAACCTGCTGCTGATCAGCCTCTGGACGTTCAACGACTTCGCGCCGTTCCTGATCACCGCCGGTGGCCCCGAGCAACGTTCGGAGATTCTGCCGGTCTACGTCTACAAGGTGGCGCTTTCCGGTGGCGAGCTCGGTTTCGGCGCCGCGATCTCGTTCATCATGCTGCTGCTCAACCTGCTCATCGCGCTGGTCTACCTGCGCATGCTGGGGCGGCGGAAGGAGGCGGCGTGA